In Candidatus Saccharibacteria bacterium oral taxon 488, one DNA window encodes the following:
- a CDS encoding GNAT family N-acetyltransferase — protein sequence MDELTIERASHITEADVADITNLIAALTSKPHPADTELLQQIIDSPSHALLLARLSGKVVGMATVALLLGPAAGRKIYLDDFVADPTIQGKGVGSQLWDAIIDWGREQGALKLEFTSRPEREAAQQFYLKKGAVVRSTNAFAKEL from the coding sequence ATGGACGAATTGACAATTGAACGAGCATCCCATATCACTGAAGCTGATGTGGCAGACATTACTAACCTCATCGCGGCACTCACCAGCAAGCCACACCCGGCTGATACCGAGCTGTTACAGCAGATTATCGACTCGCCGAGTCATGCGTTGCTGTTGGCACGGTTATCAGGCAAAGTCGTTGGCATGGCAACGGTGGCGTTATTACTGGGGCCAGCTGCTGGGCGCAAGATCTACCTCGACGATTTCGTTGCTGATCCGACTATCCAGGGTAAGGGCGTCGGCTCTCAACTCTGGGACGCTATCATCGACTGGGGTCGCGAGCAGGGCGCTTTGAAATTAGAATTCACATCACGCCCAGAACGTGAAGCGGCGCAGCAATTCTACTTGAAAAAGGGCGCAGTCGTACGTAGTACTAACGCCTTTGCTAAGGAATTGTAA
- a CDS encoding non-canonical purine NTP pyrophosphatase — protein sequence MMKTITFITGNPHKADYLSRMLGLPLKHRAVDLTEIQSTSLEEIVGHKVRQAYAFAKRPVLVEDVALGFTALGGLPGPFIKFFVEAPNGLGNLCRMLDGFDDRSAVAACVFGYCDGEQVKLFRAELGGVIAKHPAGDGGFGWDKIFCPDGHGGRARAELTPSEDAETYRLFKPIDAVRQFLTTLE from the coding sequence GTGATGAAGACGATTACGTTTATCACCGGCAATCCGCACAAAGCAGATTATTTATCGCGCATGCTGGGTTTACCGCTGAAACATCGGGCGGTTGATTTAACGGAAATTCAATCAACGAGCTTGGAAGAGATTGTTGGACATAAGGTACGTCAGGCGTATGCATTTGCTAAGCGTCCAGTTTTGGTTGAGGATGTAGCGCTCGGGTTTACTGCGCTGGGCGGACTGCCGGGTCCGTTTATCAAGTTTTTCGTGGAGGCGCCAAACGGCTTAGGGAATCTCTGCCGGATGCTTGATGGTTTTGACGATCGATCAGCAGTGGCGGCGTGTGTATTTGGCTATTGTGACGGCGAGCAGGTCAAATTGTTTCGTGCTGAACTTGGTGGTGTCATCGCCAAGCACCCTGCCGGCGATGGCGGTTTTGGCTGGGATAAAATATTTTGCCCGGATGGCCATGGCGGTAGAGCTCGCGCCGAATTAACGCCGAGTGAGGATGCCGAAACGTACCGCTTGTTCAAACCAATCGATGCCGTCCGTCAATTTCTCACCACACTTGAATAA
- a CDS encoding M48 family metalloprotease, whose protein sequence is MYSAISHNKRNTVLIMAVFVAIIGVIGVLVGMYLRNYSLSLIIVGCALLYAWLQYYIAGKLAMAMSGAQQIEKKDAPELWRVVENLAITSGMPMPKVYIIDDPAPNAFATGRDPKHAIVGATTGLLEIMDKRELEAVMAHEMSHVRNYDIRVSMIAFGLVSAIGLLADIALRMMIYGDDDDGDTSPVVYVVGIIVVILAPILATITQLAVSRQREYLADASGALLTRDSEGLAMALEKLQSYGRPMRKQSTSTANLFMNNPLRPGFFSKLFSTHPPLEDRIARLRSNATKM, encoded by the coding sequence ATGTATAGTGCAATCTCTCATAATAAGCGAAACACCGTGCTGATCATGGCAGTGTTTGTGGCAATTATCGGTGTAATCGGTGTGCTGGTCGGTATGTATCTACGGAACTATTCATTGTCGTTGATCATCGTCGGTTGTGCGCTGCTTTATGCGTGGTTACAATATTATATTGCTGGTAAATTGGCCATGGCGATGAGCGGTGCGCAGCAGATTGAAAAGAAGGATGCGCCGGAGCTGTGGCGAGTAGTAGAAAACCTGGCGATTACCTCCGGCATGCCGATGCCAAAAGTCTACATTATTGATGATCCAGCGCCGAACGCGTTTGCGACGGGCCGCGATCCAAAGCATGCTATCGTCGGTGCGACTACTGGGCTGTTAGAAATTATGGACAAGCGCGAGCTCGAGGCGGTGATGGCGCACGAGATGAGCCATGTGCGCAACTACGATATTCGCGTTAGTATGATTGCCTTTGGGTTGGTGAGTGCTATTGGGCTGCTCGCTGATATCGCGCTTCGGATGATGATTTATGGTGATGATGATGACGGGGATACCAGTCCGGTTGTCTACGTCGTGGGTATCATAGTAGTAATATTGGCACCGATTTTAGCAACGATTACGCAACTGGCGGTGAGCCGCCAGCGCGAGTATCTCGCGGATGCCTCGGGCGCGCTATTGACTCGCGACTCGGAGGGGCTGGCGATGGCACTGGAGAAGTTACAAAGTTATGGTCGGCCAATGCGTAAGCAGAGCACCTCAACAGCGAACTTATTTATGAACAATCCACTGCGCCCTGGCTTTTTCTCAAAGTTATTTAGCACCCACCCGCCACTAGAAGATCGAATCGCACGTCTGCGAAGTAATGCAACGAAGATGTAA
- a CDS encoding phosphate acetyltransferase: MNQHIRDLAKTLALRPPRVVFPEGNNHIIQQAARALEESGAVQPVLLDEEEDAISRGATMLTSGEADVMVAGIDHPTKDVLRAGLKIVGLAPDVRYASSFFVIDVPQFQGGEHGLLFFADCGMNIQPNAEQLAAIAMASADSAASLGWEPRVAMLSYSTKGSAGGDSVELVTQALRLVKTERPDILIDGELQLDAAIVPAIGQKKSPSSPVAGRANVLVFPDLDSGNIAYKLAEHLAGGHAYGPILQGFARPISDLSRGSSVDDVIGATLITASMARTS, from the coding sequence ATGAATCAGCACATACGAGACTTAGCAAAAACCTTAGCCTTACGTCCGCCACGCGTGGTATTTCCTGAAGGTAATAACCACATCATCCAGCAGGCGGCGCGGGCACTAGAGGAGAGCGGTGCAGTGCAGCCAGTATTGCTTGATGAGGAAGAGGACGCCATCAGTCGCGGTGCAACGATGCTAACGAGCGGCGAGGCCGACGTTATGGTGGCTGGAATTGATCACCCAACGAAAGACGTGCTGCGGGCTGGGCTGAAAATTGTTGGACTGGCGCCCGATGTTCGATATGCATCCAGCTTTTTCGTGATAGACGTCCCACAGTTTCAGGGTGGCGAACACGGCTTGTTATTCTTTGCTGACTGCGGCATGAACATTCAGCCAAATGCCGAACAGCTGGCGGCAATTGCTATGGCCTCGGCGGATAGTGCGGCGTCGCTTGGCTGGGAGCCACGCGTGGCTATGCTGTCATACTCAACGAAAGGCAGCGCTGGCGGCGACAGCGTCGAGCTCGTCACGCAGGCACTACGGCTCGTCAAAACAGAGCGACCCGATATACTCATTGATGGCGAACTGCAATTAGATGCGGCGATCGTCCCCGCTATCGGCCAGAAAAAATCACCAAGCAGTCCGGTTGCCGGCAGGGCTAACGTCCTCGTTTTCCCCGATCTTGATTCTGGTAATATCGCGTATAAGTTAGCCGAACATCTGGCTGGCGGTCATGCGTACGGGCCGATCTTGCAGGGTTTTGCTCGGCCAATCAGCGACCTATCTCGCGGCTCTAGCGTTGATGATGTGATCGGCGCCACGCTTATTACTGCCAGTATGGCGCGAACTTCATAG
- the nusB gene encoding transcription antitermination factor NusB → MASNRHLGRIVALQTLYEIEFRQEVGDSGVNVADILTRNLEKYKSSVDDVEFVRGLINGVTTHKAELDDKLRPLAPEWPIEQISRIDRTVLRLGLYELLFSRAAVPPKVAINEAVELAKTFGSDNSGKFVNGVLGTAYRSLQEDADEDKQL, encoded by the coding sequence ATGGCTTCAAACCGTCATTTGGGACGAATCGTCGCGTTGCAGACCTTATACGAGATTGAGTTTCGCCAGGAAGTTGGCGACAGCGGGGTTAATGTCGCCGATATCTTGACGCGCAATCTTGAGAAATACAAATCGTCAGTCGATGATGTTGAGTTTGTGCGGGGTCTGATCAATGGCGTCACCACGCATAAAGCAGAGCTTGATGATAAACTTCGTCCGCTGGCGCCAGAATGGCCGATTGAGCAGATATCGCGAATTGACCGGACGGTATTGCGGCTCGGGCTGTATGAATTATTGTTTTCTCGGGCAGCAGTGCCACCAAAAGTGGCTATCAACGAGGCAGTGGAACTGGCAAAAACGTTTGGTTCGGATAACTCAGGGAAATTTGTGAACGGTGTGCTCGGCACAGCGTATCGCTCCCTTCAAGAGGATGCCGATGAAGACAAGCAGCTTTGA
- a CDS encoding leucine--tRNA ligase — protein MKRYNPTEIEKKWQDKWEADDTYVTDLSDTTRPKYYSLSMLPGITGAGIHIGHGRTFQFADIKARLKRQQGYNTYHPIGWDSFGLPVENYAIKVGKTPRVAHDEAKAHFIAQLKRLGFSYDWSKEISTADPEYYKWTQWIFTQLYKHDLAYQKEQPQWWCDTDNTVLANEQVEGGKCWRCGNPVTKRNLKQWFFRITAYADEMLEATDDLDWTDMVKTMQKNWIGRSVGAEVDFAVSGQDSVVTVFTTRPDTLFGASYVALAPEHPLVSQLVNADTRPKVEAYIQAAQKKSDVERQENKDKTGVFTGSYAINPVNGQKVPIWVADYILGGYGTGAIMAVPAHDERDLEFAEKFDLPVVQVIEKPENSADAGCYTGEGELINSGDFDGLRSEEAREQVVAWLEQQGLGRSKTTYKMRDWLISRQRYWGAPIPMVHVDGFEPIAVADECLPVILPEVENFKPTGGNTSVLAQVDDWVRVWVDVETGKTVPITEPKPTGNNWHEGRRETDTLDGYACSSWYFLRYLDPHNDAEAWGPMRINHWMPVDYYNGADHAVAHLLYSRFWMRFFYKLGLVPTPEPFKRMMYNAYIMAPDGQKMSKSKGNVIDPMEIMDSGYGADALRVYEMFIAPYDMDAPWDPRGVPGTYRFLNRVWNVVQEFVVADTSPSTNPSLSDPSSSTDSSELLRLTHLTIKKVTRDIEDEKFNTAVAAMMEMVNGLYKLKETHGMQATETWQFALESLLQILAPFAPHITEELWQELGHADTIHVNHWPKWDEKYLVSDVMTIIVQVNGKLRSRLELPADADKEMIEQRALDDEKVRAYLDARTPKKVIYVPGKLVNIVV, from the coding sequence ATGAAACGCTACAATCCGACGGAAATTGAGAAAAAATGGCAAGATAAGTGGGAGGCTGATGATACATATGTCACTGACCTTAGTGATACAACGCGCCCTAAGTATTATAGTCTAAGCATGCTTCCTGGTATTACTGGCGCGGGTATTCACATCGGTCACGGTCGGACGTTTCAGTTTGCCGATATTAAAGCGCGCCTCAAGCGTCAGCAGGGCTATAATACTTATCATCCAATTGGCTGGGATAGCTTTGGCTTACCGGTGGAAAATTACGCCATCAAGGTCGGTAAAACGCCGCGAGTGGCGCACGACGAAGCCAAGGCACACTTCATCGCTCAGCTGAAGCGACTCGGATTTAGTTATGATTGGTCGAAGGAAATTTCTACGGCTGATCCAGAGTACTACAAATGGACTCAGTGGATTTTTACGCAGCTATACAAACACGATTTGGCGTACCAAAAGGAACAGCCGCAGTGGTGGTGTGATACTGACAATACGGTGCTGGCTAACGAGCAGGTTGAGGGCGGCAAATGTTGGCGCTGCGGTAACCCCGTCACCAAGCGCAACCTCAAACAGTGGTTTTTCCGCATCACCGCCTATGCTGATGAGATGCTGGAGGCGACTGACGACCTAGACTGGACGGACATGGTCAAAACCATGCAGAAAAATTGGATTGGTCGGTCAGTCGGTGCGGAAGTTGACTTTGCGGTCAGCGGACAGGATTCCGTCGTCACTGTATTTACTACGCGCCCCGACACCTTGTTTGGTGCCAGCTACGTGGCACTGGCGCCAGAGCACCCACTGGTTTCTCAGTTGGTCAATGCTGACACGCGCCCCAAAGTTGAAGCATACATTCAAGCGGCGCAGAAAAAATCCGACGTTGAACGCCAGGAAAATAAAGACAAAACTGGCGTCTTTACTGGCAGCTATGCCATCAATCCAGTCAATGGTCAGAAAGTGCCAATTTGGGTGGCGGATTACATCCTCGGTGGTTACGGTACTGGCGCGATTATGGCGGTGCCAGCGCATGATGAGCGCGACCTGGAGTTTGCCGAAAAATTTGATTTGCCAGTAGTGCAGGTGATTGAAAAACCGGAAAACTCGGCGGATGCTGGCTGTTACACGGGCGAAGGCGAATTGATTAATTCGGGCGATTTTGATGGTCTGCGCAGCGAAGAGGCTCGCGAACAGGTGGTAGCCTGGCTGGAGCAACAGGGCTTGGGTCGGAGCAAGACTACCTATAAAATGCGCGATTGGCTGATTTCTCGCCAGCGGTACTGGGGTGCGCCAATTCCGATGGTGCATGTTGACGGCTTCGAGCCAATCGCCGTGGCGGATGAGTGCTTGCCGGTGATTTTGCCAGAAGTCGAGAATTTCAAACCAACGGGCGGCAACACCTCGGTCCTAGCGCAAGTCGATGATTGGGTGCGGGTGTGGGTTGATGTTGAGACGGGTAAAACGGTGCCGATCACCGAGCCAAAGCCAACGGGCAACAATTGGCATGAAGGGCGGCGCGAAACTGATACGCTGGATGGCTATGCTTGCTCGAGTTGGTATTTCCTGCGCTATCTTGATCCGCACAATGACGCCGAGGCGTGGGGTCCAATGCGCATTAACCACTGGATGCCGGTCGATTATTACAACGGTGCTGACCATGCGGTGGCACACCTGCTGTACAGTCGTTTTTGGATGCGCTTTTTCTATAAACTCGGTCTCGTGCCAACGCCGGAGCCGTTCAAGCGGATGATGTACAACGCTTACATCATGGCGCCGGACGGTCAAAAGATGAGTAAGTCCAAGGGCAACGTCATCGACCCGATGGAGATTATGGATAGCGGTTACGGGGCTGATGCGCTGCGCGTGTATGAAATGTTTATCGCGCCGTACGATATGGATGCGCCGTGGGATCCGCGCGGGGTGCCAGGGACGTATCGGTTCTTAAACCGAGTGTGGAATGTGGTGCAGGAGTTTGTGGTTGCGGATACATCACCATCCACTAACCCTTCCTTGAGCGACCCATCGTCATCGACTGATTCTTCTGAATTATTGCGCCTCACTCACCTCACTATCAAGAAAGTCACTCGCGACATTGAGGATGAAAAGTTCAACACGGCAGTGGCGGCGATGATGGAGATGGTCAATGGCCTATACAAGCTCAAAGAAACACACGGCATGCAAGCAACAGAAACGTGGCAGTTTGCCTTGGAGAGTTTGCTGCAAATTTTAGCACCATTTGCGCCGCATATCACTGAGGAATTGTGGCAGGAGTTGGGCCATGCTGATACCATTCACGTTAATCACTGGCCAAAGTGGGATGAAAAATATCTGGTGAGCGATGTGATGACCATCATCGTTCAGGTCAATGGTAAGCTTCGATCACGGCTGGAGCTGCCGGCTGACGCTGATAAAGAGATGATTGAGCAACGAGCGCTGGATGACGAGAAGGTTCGCGCCTATCTCGACGCCCGGACACCGAAAAAGGTGATTTATGTGCCGGGGAAGTTGGTGAATATTGTTGTCTAG
- a CDS encoding NUDIX domain-containing protein, with the protein MKTSSFDHIKKYFGGRKKPSIQEIVREPTAGGVVFRRNKKGDVEFLLYQDARDRWTIPKGHVEPGETAQAAAKREVGEEAGLKNIEVCGWLGKINFRYRRLDKLVLISQQVYLMKALDPDEKLQKEDWMNGLAWFTFHEALDEIEYEDIGKLILLAMKRIRQENL; encoded by the coding sequence ATGAAGACAAGCAGCTTTGATCATATTAAGAAATATTTTGGCGGTCGCAAAAAACCGTCGATCCAAGAAATAGTTCGCGAGCCAACCGCCGGTGGTGTGGTGTTTCGACGCAATAAAAAAGGTGATGTTGAGTTTCTACTCTACCAAGACGCGCGGGATCGCTGGACAATTCCCAAGGGCCACGTTGAGCCGGGCGAGACGGCACAGGCCGCCGCCAAGCGTGAGGTTGGCGAAGAGGCTGGCCTCAAGAATATCGAGGTATGTGGCTGGCTGGGCAAGATTAATTTTCGCTATCGCCGGCTTGATAAGTTAGTGCTGATTTCGCAGCAAGTGTACCTGATGAAGGCGCTTGATCCGGACGAAAAACTGCAAAAAGAAGACTGGATGAATGGCCTGGCGTGGTTTACCTTTCATGAGGCGCTGGATGAGATCGAGTATGAGGATATTGGCAAGCTGATTCTGCTCGCTATGAAACGAATCAGGCAGGAGAATCTATAG
- a CDS encoding DUF1653 domain-containing protein: MACKKQSKGGFDKRHYIKYHDLDDDSKWVGIFRAQPEKYREEAADSKEQSRCAKISKGVYKYSKSGKLYEVIGLALETEAEDFLVIYRPLYENEYELFARPANMFTETVVLDGKSVPRFQKVNSETQV, encoded by the coding sequence ATGGCGTGCAAGAAACAGAGCAAGGGTGGCTTTGACAAACGACATTACATTAAATATCATGACCTGGATGATGATAGTAAATGGGTAGGAATCTTCCGCGCTCAGCCAGAGAAGTATCGCGAAGAAGCTGCGGATAGTAAAGAGCAGAGTCGTTGCGCGAAAATAAGCAAGGGTGTGTACAAGTATAGCAAGTCAGGCAAGCTATACGAGGTGATCGGTCTAGCGTTAGAAACTGAGGCAGAAGACTTCCTAGTAATTTACCGACCTCTCTATGAAAATGAATATGAGTTATTTGCTCGCCCCGCCAACATGTTTACGGAAACGGTAGTACTGGATGGGAAATCTGTGCCGCGATTTCAGAAAGTAAACTCTGAAACTCAGGTATAA
- the ligA gene encoding NAD-dependent DNA ligase LigA, with product MTARQLDRQAAEQRIVKLRDLINDYRYHYHVFDESIMSEAAADSLKHELSQLEEQFPELVTPDSPTQRVAGKALGKFTKVQHQTRMISLQDVFDREEVAAWIQRMKKVRRDITEEFLCDIKMDGLACALIYEDGVLTRAVTRGDGLVGEDVTMNVRTIQNVPLTLRANQRFAHFLRGRTEIRGEIVMHKEDFAALNQRRRAAGQPEFANPRNLAAGTIRQLDPKLVAERPLYFVGYDIIRDNLEDTPTIAFGYQMMNELGITTSRQTQIVYGLDEVMSYINHLDELRQSLQFNTDGAVIKLNDRRQFAELGIVGKTPRAAVAYKFAAEEATTIVRDIVISIGRTGAATPVAVFDPVVVAGTTVQHASLHNADEIARLDVRRGDTVVIFKAGDIIPQVQTVLKELRPADAKPIDYPAELARQYPDLEFVRPAGEAVYRVKGLNGPLILKRSLAHFASKGALDIDTLGEKNVEALVEAGLVNDLADIYRLTKDDLLQLERFAEISAQKLIDAIAAKKQPALERFLFGLGIRHVGAQTAIDLANHFESIEKLSQATIDELREVDGVGEIVAESIVAWFADEDNVTLLEKFADLGVTPQFTKKSGSLTGQSFVITGTLQSMGRDTAAERIRELGGTFQTAVAKDTTYLVAGGKVGASKLKKAEQYGTKIIDEQELMRMLQE from the coding sequence ATGACAGCGCGCCAGCTTGATCGGCAGGCGGCCGAGCAACGAATTGTCAAACTGCGAGATCTGATCAATGATTATCGCTATCATTACCATGTGTTTGATGAATCGATCATGAGTGAGGCGGCGGCTGATAGCCTGAAACATGAATTGTCGCAGCTAGAAGAGCAGTTTCCTGAACTCGTCACACCAGACAGCCCGACCCAGCGGGTGGCAGGAAAAGCGCTCGGTAAATTTACCAAGGTCCAGCATCAAACGCGGATGATTTCACTGCAGGACGTGTTTGACCGAGAAGAAGTTGCGGCGTGGATACAGCGCATGAAAAAAGTGCGCCGGGACATCACTGAAGAATTTTTGTGTGATATCAAGATGGATGGCCTGGCCTGTGCGCTGATTTATGAAGACGGTGTGCTGACGCGGGCCGTGACGCGCGGCGACGGATTGGTTGGTGAAGATGTGACCATGAATGTGCGGACGATTCAGAATGTGCCGCTGACACTGCGCGCCAACCAGCGATTTGCTCATTTTTTGCGTGGTCGGACGGAGATTCGTGGTGAAATCGTGATGCACAAAGAGGACTTTGCAGCCTTAAATCAGCGTCGGCGAGCGGCCGGTCAGCCAGAATTTGCCAATCCGCGTAATTTAGCAGCCGGGACGATTCGTCAGCTTGACCCAAAACTGGTGGCAGAGCGTCCATTGTACTTCGTTGGTTATGACATCATTCGCGATAACCTCGAGGATACGCCGACAATTGCCTTTGGCTATCAGATGATGAACGAGTTGGGTATCACCACCAGTCGGCAGACACAAATTGTCTATGGCCTGGACGAAGTGATGAGCTATATCAATCACCTTGATGAGCTGCGTCAGTCGCTGCAGTTTAACACCGACGGAGCAGTCATCAAGCTCAATGACCGGCGACAGTTTGCCGAGCTGGGCATCGTTGGCAAGACACCACGAGCGGCAGTGGCCTATAAATTTGCCGCCGAAGAAGCCACGACCATCGTCCGCGATATTGTCATTTCCATTGGTCGAACCGGTGCGGCCACGCCAGTAGCGGTGTTTGATCCCGTGGTGGTGGCTGGTACGACGGTGCAGCATGCTAGTCTGCATAACGCTGACGAAATTGCTCGGCTGGATGTGCGCCGCGGTGACACGGTGGTGATTTTCAAGGCGGGCGACATCATCCCGCAGGTGCAAACTGTACTGAAAGAATTGCGACCTGCAGATGCTAAACCAATTGATTATCCAGCGGAACTGGCGCGCCAATATCCAGATTTAGAGTTTGTGCGACCAGCAGGTGAGGCGGTGTACCGGGTTAAAGGTTTGAACGGCCCGCTGATTTTAAAGCGTTCCCTGGCACATTTTGCTTCCAAAGGTGCGCTGGACATTGATACGCTGGGCGAGAAAAATGTCGAGGCGCTGGTTGAGGCTGGGCTAGTCAATGATTTGGCAGATATTTACCGGTTGACGAAAGACGATTTGCTGCAGCTGGAGCGCTTTGCTGAGATTTCTGCGCAAAAGCTTATTGATGCCATTGCTGCCAAAAAGCAGCCAGCATTGGAACGATTTTTGTTCGGCCTTGGTATTCGTCATGTTGGCGCGCAGACGGCGATTGACCTCGCGAACCACTTTGAAAGTATTGAAAAGCTAAGCCAAGCGACTATTGACGAGTTGCGCGAGGTAGACGGAGTGGGCGAAATTGTCGCTGAGTCGATCGTGGCATGGTTTGCTGATGAAGATAACGTGACGCTGCTCGAAAAATTTGCCGACCTTGGCGTGACGCCGCAGTTTACTAAAAAATCCGGCAGTCTAACTGGCCAAAGTTTCGTCATCACCGGCACCCTGCAGTCGATGGGCCGTGATACTGCTGCTGAAAGAATCCGCGAACTCGGCGGCACCTTCCAAACCGCTGTTGCAAAAGATACAACATATTTAGTAGCCGGCGGCAAGGTCGGTGCCAGCAAGCTAAAAAAAGCTGAGCAATATGGTACCAAAATTATCGACGAGCAGGAACTGATGCGTATGCTACAAGAATAA